The stretch of DNA gtatttggtattttattaggatccccattagctgttgggaaagcagcagctactcttcctggggtccacacagaacatggcataatacaggacattaatagacaagaacatctcaaggacagaactacatcaattaaaaaaggcacacgtagcctacatatcaatacatacacacaaactgtctaggtcaaataggggagaggctttgtgccgtgaggtgttgctttgtcttgttttttgaaaccagatttgctgttatttgagcaatatgatattgcaataatggctctatataatactgtgcgctttcttgaatttgttctggtttctctactgtgaaaagacccctggtggcatgtctggtggggtaagtgtgtgtgtcagagctgtgtgtaagttgactatgcaaacaatttgagattttcaacacatgaatgtttctaatgaaaagaagaagtgatgcagtcagtctctcctcaactcttagccaagagagactggcatgcatagtatttatatcagccctctgattacaatgaagagcaagacatgccgctctgttcctggccagctgcagcttaactaggtctttcatTGCAGTATGAACTCCTAACACCAAAACCAGCATATTCTGCTGGCTTTCGGTTGTAGCTTTCACTACACAGCAGCGGGAGTTGGTTGGTCTTAACTAAGTCACTAAGACTGTGCGAATGCAAACCGGCAGTccctcaaacaaacacagacaggggTTAGACCACACACTGGGCGGGTGTAGATTTGCTAGCGATCGCTCACAGGTGTGAATGTTTACCCAACGACAACTGAAAGGACTTGCGGCCCCTAATCCACTGGTTTAGAGAGTTCAGGAGGAGGAGTTTAGGTACGTGATGAGGGTGTCTTCCTTCCCTGGCTGGACCCCAGTACCCATATCCacttccctccactctcctcagGGTTTAACACCTGGCTCCAGAGGGATGTTAGCGCGTCTCTCCTTCATATCATTTACAGTACGCACACACCATGGCCTGAGGTACTGCCATATCAGTTACATATCACAGGACGCATGGACCTAAAGGTGAATATTAGCTACTACTAAAGATGGATTATTAggcagttctgcccatacatagtgtcacgacttccaccgaaggtggctcctctccctgttcgggcggcgctcggcggtcgtcgtcaccggtctactagctgccaccgattcctttttcttttctgttagttttgtcttgattgttttcacctgttactTATTTGTTGTTAATTATGGCCTATTTAAACTTCCagggcccgcctgcttttgtgcgggcttattctCACTGTCAGTGGTGAAATTGTTTTGCTGATACGTATTTTGATGTCGGTTATCTTTCCCTGGTTTTGGAGACATACCTGTTTATTGGtcattttgcctgtttgttggCTAGACCCAGCTTAATAAACGTATGCATTGGAAGcattgctctctgcgcctgactccacaccaaCCACTCCTAGCTATCCGTGACACATAGCCCCTTGAAAAGGGACTGATAATTAGTCAACGTAACATCCAAGGCAAATGGAGACATTTGCCATAACTGCAGGCAACAGAGATTATGGAGTGTGTTTCCCTTTTTATTATGGAGTGTGGTGCCATCTATAGATTATGACTAatgtttaggcattcattctgagTGGTTAAATTTAGGGTTAAGGATGAGGTTCAAACAGAAAAACTACAATTACAAAACGAGTGCCTGGCACTGGGATTAAACACGCGATGCTCAGAGCCGTGGAAAGGAACTCAAAATTAAGTTGGAGATATATTTATTCTGGATTTGCTTTAACTGACTAATTCAATAAATTGTCTCCATTTTTTGCATGATGTATTACCAGACATTGATCCATTGGAAATACATGGGTTTATGGAGCAGGTTCAGGACTCACCCTGGCTCTGGTTGTCATTTAACCACAGACCCACCCCCCTTTAAAACTCAATCTGTGGACCAGATGAATGTATGCTTGTGTTTAATGTCCCACCCCTATTTAATGTGATGGGTCAGCTTTATAGGTGGTCCCAGAGGCTCTTTAACCTGTATAGATGAGTTTGTAAAACTGAGCCCCTGAGCTCAGGTTTCCCATCACAATCCCAGCTCACGTCTTCACAAAGGCAATTAGAGGATAGAGCTGCAGCACTTGTAGACCCAGTCGAATGATTCTGGAATTAATAAGGTCTGAATATTCAGAGGATTGCATTGCAGTGAGTTTCAGTTTCCCAGTAAGCTCTGGATTCTCAAGACAAGCATCCACCCCTCTTGAGGAATTGTCGTCCACTCCAAAGTGGTATACAGTGTCTATGCTCTGATCAAACTATCCTTTCAACAGCATTGAGAAAATAATCATGAAGGATTTTAATGTTTAATATAATTTTAAGACATGTATGCCTAGGGTGCATTTCAAGGACAATTCCTAAGCGATAcagacacacaagcatacacagacacagatggGTTGTAGTAAGGGCTCAGGTTTTCAGGTTGTCTGAAGGTAGCCCGCCACGCTCTGTGACTCAGCAAAGCAGACCTACACAAATACTCTGGCCCCTGCACTGCAGCACCGGGCTGTCAGTCTGACCAGTCAGGTGACTCACTTCTATACCTCTGAGGATcggaaacaaaagagagagacaaaggagaggacATCTTTTTAAACCTTGCCTGGCTAATTGTGACTTAATTTTAAAACTCAGCTTTACCCCCCCACTTCGTCTCACAAAAATAATTATTGCTATACTATGTTAACTAAGAAGCTCATCCATTGATTAACCCATAGTATTGTATCTGAATGTGACTCTGTCTCCCTAGCTCCTCTGTCCTGTTTAGAGGGCTTCACTGAGCTGGGTTACTACAATGGCTCCGTGTCTCAGACTGACTCTGGATCACCCTGCTTAAAGTGGACAGAGTTCCCAGACTACGTCCTGCAGTACCCGAGCCGGGGGCTGGGCGACCACAGCTACTGCCGCAACCCCGACCGCGAATCCAACCCCTGGTGCTTCTTCCGCCAGAGCTCTGGAGCCATCGGCTGGGCCTACTGCGACTGCCACCAGGGTGAGGATTTACCGACTAAAACTTACTTCAAGGGAATCAGTACTGCTGGGTAACTACCTGGAACCAGATTATTTATAGTGGTGTATGAATTCCAAAGTGGTCAAAAAGTAATCGCTAGGTATCTTTGTATTTTTGCAGTGTTTTGGGGGTGATCATATTGCTCTGGCAGGAGATCTATGTCTCTATCTGTCTAGGCAACCTAtgtgcctgtctgtctatgtctatcTGTGTTTCTTGCCTGCATGGTTTTTGTTTCTCAATCTGTCTACGCCCCAATATATCCTGTCTGTCTTCCAGTCTGTCAGTAAGCTCCTCCCACTGTGTTTTCCACCTATCCATCAGGCAGCTGATATTGTTCTCTCTGTGACTCCCGCCCCCCAATGGGAGTGTATCCCTGCCTGTCCATTAGACAACCGTCTGTCTTTTTACTGGCCTGTCAGAACCTTGCTTGTATGTAGTGCCAGAGGCAATACCCCCGTTTTGAAATCTGTTTAGCTACATCTGTATTTGCTGTCAttatcagtctgtctctgtctagctCTCCCAAGCTTTCTCTTTCAAACGGTTAACCTTTATCAGTtaacgtgtatgtgtgtgaacgCATGCGTGCCCATGTGTGCTTTTCGGGTGCGTGCCTACCAGGTTGAAATATGTAAGTGCTCTATGCAATTATCCTGAGATAATCACACCTTTTGGATTTATAATTAACGAGGGtgtaacgttcgtcttcctcctcgtctgaggaagagcaaggatcggaccaaagcgcagcgtggtttgaatacatactatcgtttattaaacgaagacgaaaaaacacttgaacaaactacaaaacaataaacgacgtgaacagacctgaacttgagaacatataaaacatgaacgcacgaacaggaacaaaacagtaccgtgtggcgaacaaacacagacacagcaacaatcacccacaaacaacctaccttaatatttacatttacatttaagtcatttagctgacgctcttatccagagcgacttacaaattggaaagttcatacatattcatcctggtccccccgtggggaatgaacccacaaccctggcgttgcaagcgccatgctctaccaactgagccacacgggaccacgttggcctaatatggctcccaatcagagacaatgacaaacacctgtctctgattgagaaccatattaggccaaacgaacaaacctaaacatagaaacaaataatatagactgcccaccccaactcacgccctgaccatactaaataaatacaaaacaagggaaataaggtcaggaacgtgacagagggagcaatctgtctgtctgtctgtttctgatgGGTGTGAGAGAAAGATGTTCTACTTGTTATTTCAAATGATTTCACAATCTCTGATGCTGTACCATACCTTAatgccctctcttctctctcctctcccctctccctcctctccaggaGCTGCCAGGTTGGTAGGTGGGTCCTCCCCTCAGAGCGGGCGTCTGGAGGTATACCTAAATGGCCAGTGGGGGGCGGTATGTGATACACACTGGACCGACCGCGATGCCAGTGTGATCTGCAAACAGCTTGGACTGGGGTGAGAGCTACTGAGATACTtttatagctgtgtgtgtgggtgtgtatgtcaAATCATCCTCTCCACTCCTGACTGTccatctatctttctctctccgtccatcctgtctttctgtctgcagTGAGATCGGCACAGCCCTCCAGCACTCCTATTTCGGGCCCGGCTCTGGACTCTTCCACTATGAACGCCTTGGCTGCCGTGGCAACGAAAACTCTCTACTGGACTGCAGGAGTCGGAAGTTTGTCACTAGCGACTGTAACCATGGCAACGAAGCGGGGGTGGTGTGTGCTGCACCTGAAGGTGAGGGTGTTGGAGATTTCAAAACAGCCTTGGGTATATATAAGTAGTGCAGATTTATCACAAGTGCTACACATATAAATATAGTACATGTATTGCTAGGCATATTACACATGTAGAGGTACTGAAGCAGCAAAGAGACACTTCCCTTTTAGTTGagtgagacagggacagagagagactgttcCCTCTTTCTTAGAGCTCCAGTGTTCTTCTCCCACCTCAGTCAGAGCTGCGTGGGCCAGAGGGTGAGATTCATGGCTAAGATTCTCTGGCCCAATACTCATCTCCAAAACACAAACACTGCAAAGCTAGAACAAGAGTAGTTTCTTCtgagcagcacagccaagagGGAGCTGATGTTGCCTGCCTAGTCATTCACATAGCTTTTAGAGCTCTCTGAGCCTGCCAGTACGCTCTCGCGGCTTATGCAGCACTTGTGTCAGAGAGTCCCAAAGGGGCAGAGGGAACAACAACAGTGGTGTGTTAGAATGAGGGTATAGAAGGGAGTGCCCAGAGGAGTAGAGGgtatatacattgagtgtacaaaacattaagaacaccttcctaatattgagttggacccctttttgccctcagaacagcctcaattcgtcagggtgtggactttacaaggtgtcgaaagtgttccacatggatgctggcccatgttgactccagtgcttcccacagttgtgtcaagttggctggatgtcctttgggtggtggaccattcttgatacacacaggaaactgttgagcgtgtacacatacacaatccatgtctcaattgtctcaaggctcaaaaagccttctttaacttgtctcctccccttcatctacactgattgaagtggatttaacaagtgacagctttcacctggattcacctggtcagttggtcatggaaagagcatgttttgtacactcaatataTTTAGTACGGTGCAGGGAATTATTCAGTCTGAAACTTTAGGAGGAGAAAGTTATCTGAGAGTCCTGAGGCCCTGCCAGGGAGGTGGGGGGGTCCCACAGGGCACACATGCACCCCCTTCTGACCCCCCTACCCCAAACAACCCCCACCTCCTCAACTTCTCTGCCAGGGCAGCTCACATATTCAGATTGCATAACTCATCTACCACTCTTTCCTTCTCCCTGCATCCCTCACATACTTATACTTGCTGTAGTTTCTAATGACTTGCCGGAGCTTTGAACCAAACTCTAGGGTTAGGGGTCATTGCACTCCAACAGTTCTGTGGTTTGGATTGCTTTATTTATCATGGCACTGGGCAAGAAGTTATTTACATTTGCATTCATCAAGGAGACCAAGAGATCCATAAGTCGATAACTGAGAAGAACAGTTGTTTCTATTGTAACATGATGCCAACATGTTTTGCCTAGTAACTGCGTGAGCCACCGCATTTAACTACggtaaggtgactgggaacatggacgagTACTAACAGACCAGCTTTGACCtccacacagtgccttcagaaagtattcacaccccttgactttttccacattttgttgtgttacagcctgaatttaaaattgattaaattttgattttgtgtcacaagcctgcacacaataccccataatatcaaagtgggaatatgtttttagaaatgtttacaaattaataaaaaatgaaaagctgaaatgtcttgagtcaataagtattcaagcccttttttatggcaaacctaaatacgttcaggagtaaaaatgtgcttaacaagtcacataataagttgcatggactcactctgtgtgcaataatagtgttaacatgattttttaatgactacctcatctctgtaccccacacatacaattatctataaggtccctcagtcgagcagtgaatgtcaaacacagattcaaccacaaacaccaggaagGTTTtgaaatgcctcgcaaagaagggcacctattggtagatgggtaaaatattaaagcagacattgaatatccctttgaaaatggtgaagttattaattacactttggatggtgtatcaatacacacagtcactacaaagatacatgtgtccttcctaacttagttgccagagaggaaggaaaccgctcagggatttcacaatgaggccaatggtgaccttaaaacagttacagagcttaatggctgtgataggagaaaactaaggatggatcaacaacattgtagttactccacaatactaacctaaatgacagagtgaaaagagggacacctgtacagaataaaatatttgaaaacaTGGATCCTGTTTGCATTTAGGCacgaaagtaaaactgcaaaaaatgtggttcataaatttactttatgtcctaaatacaaagcgttatgtttggggcaaatctaacacaacacatcactgagtaccactccatattttcaagcatagtggtggctgcatcatgttatgggtatgcttgtcatcggcaagggatttttcctttcctttcctctatTCCATAAAATTAAATGGAATAGGCCTCCCGAgcagtgcagtggtctaaggcactgcttcgcaGTGTTCGGGCGTCACtacagctgtcacgccctgaccatagagagctgtttattctctatgttggttggggcgtgatagtgactagggtgggtcatttaggtgattaatggtttatgttggcctggtatgcttcccaatcagagacagttgtttatcgttgtctctgattggggatcatatttaggtagccatttttccccgTTTGtggtttgtgggatcttgtctacagatgtGCACATAGgtgtgcctgtgtgcacaccagtagcttcacgttttgtttgttcttgtgctttattgttttgtttggtgagtttcatttaattaaaagatgtggaactcttcgcacgctgcgccttggtccgatcctttcgacgaacgtgacaacagcctggggtttgatccccggctgtgtcacaaccggccatgaccgtgagtcccatagggtggctcaCAATTAGCCCATCATCATCtgggttaggtgagggtttggtcgaggggctttacttggtttatcgtgctctagtgactccttgtggtgggccgggtgcctgcaggctgactttggtcgtcagttgaacagtgtttcctctgacacattggtgcagctggcttccaagttgtgttaagaagcgtggcttggcgggtcatgtttcggaagacgcatgactcgaccttcgcctctcccgatcccgttggggagttgcagcgatgagacaagatcataatcacgaatttggggagaaaacaggaaaaaaattacaacaacaatCATAATAATGGAATAgaggtaagcacaggcaaaatcctagaggaaaacctgtctcagtttgctttccaacagacactgagagacaaatgtacctttcagcaggacaataaccttaaacacaaggccaaacactggagttgcataccaagTCGAAATTGAATGTTGATGAGTGGCCtagatacagttttgacttaaattggcttgaaaatctatgccaTTACGTGAAAATGGCTGTAGCAAggatcaacaactaacttgacagagcttgaagactttttaaaagaataatgtgcaaatattgtacaattcaggtgtgcaaagctcttagagaattaaccagaaagactcacagctgtaatcggtgccaaaggtgattctaacatgtattgactcaggaggttTAATACTTGTAATCAAGatgatgtatatatatttttttcatatgtTCGAATTTcgcttccactttgatattacagagtattttatgtcgatcattgacaaaaaaacgacaatgaaatccattttaattccaccttgtaacacaacaaaatgtggaaaaagtcgaaggGTGTGAACACTTTataaatgcactgtaagtcaatcaaagaggcaaaaaGACATTACAGTGACAAAGTGGAGTTGTAATTAAATGGCTCAGATGCGAGACGCATATGGCAGGGACTTCAGATAATCACTGATTATaaagagaaaaccagccacgtcagtGACACCGACACCTCACTCCCAGACAAACTTAACAcattctttgcctgctttgaggaaaaCAACACAGAACCACCATTGTGGGCTTCTGATTCTCACGAGGACTGCGAGCTCCTGATCTCTGTAGTCGACATGAGTAGGATTTTCAACcattgcaaggctgccggcccggaTGACATACCAAGCCGCGTCCTCagtgcatgcgcagaccagcaggctggagtgtttacggacatattcaatctctccctatcgcagtctgttgtccccacttgattcaagatgtccaccattgttcctgtacccaagcaaGCTAAGGtcactgaactaaatgactatcgccccgtagcaccgacctctgttatcatgaagtactttgagaggcttgtcaaggaccatatcacctccacctttcctgacacgctagacccactccaatttgcataccgccccaaaagatccacggACGACACAATCGCTGTTGCACTGCAAAccgccctatcccacctggacaagaagaacgatggagctgatcgtagactacaggagacagaagaggaaaaacacccccatccacatcgacagggccttAGTGGAGACGGTttaaagcttcaagttcctaggcGGGCAcctcactgaggacctgaaacgGTCCCACCACACCGAgaccgtggtgaagaaggtgaaaCAGCCCCTCTACAACCTCAGGCGGCTAAAGAAATTCAGCATGGCAACTGCGTGGCACTAACcacatggctctccagagggtggtgcgggcaGCCCAACACAACACCAGGGGCACGCTGCCTGCCCTTCAGACCATTACAGCAGTGTAAAAGGAAGGCCAAgatgatcatcaaggacctcagccagcCGAGCTATGATCTGTTCACTCTGCTATCATCGATTATAGTGACGGTACAGGTGCAACAAAAGCGGGacaaagagactgaaaaacagcttctatctccagtctatcagttagccagttagccagactgttagccagttagccagttacCTGCCCGgtactctgccctgcaccttGAGACTATTTCCCCATGTATATCGTGTTATTGAACGCTAGTCACCTCATATTCTGTTTATATACTGTTGTCTACTAACTGtgcatgtatatactgtattattgacatAGCTCTTCCTAATatacctactactgtacattTCTTTCCAAATTATATAACACACCGCGTATTCATATTCTGGATTCTGTCCcatgctcactctaatatatctactctGGATTGATAATTGGACTTGTTCTGtcatttcttgatttcttgtttagattttatgattatttatgtatttgtattgtatttgcaagacattctactgcactgttggagccagtaacacaagacattctactacactgttggagccagtaacacaagacattctattgcactgttggagccagtaacacaagacattctactgcactgttggagccagtaacacaagacattctactacactgttggagccagtaacaagacattctactgcactgttggaagcagtaacacaagacattctactactgtaacggtgttcctcctcctcttcatacgaagaggaggagtagtgattcgaccaaggcgcagcgggttgtgaatacataatgatttatttacaagacgaactaaacacacgaagaacacttgaataacttacaaaataagaaaacgacgtagacgaaacctgaacatggaacttacataaagacacgaaagaactcacgaacaggaatagactacataaaacgaacaaaccgaaaacagtcccgtgtggtgcacagacacagacacggaagacaatcacccacaaacaaacagtgagaacagccaacctatatatgattctcaatcagaggaaatgaataacacctgtccctgattgagaaccatataaggctaattaaccaacacactcccacatagaacaaacaacacagactgcccatcccaactcacgccctgaccaactaaacacatacaaaacaatagaaaacaggtcaggaacgtgacaactacactgttggagccagtaacacaagacattctactgcactgttggagccagtaacacaagacattctactgcactgttggaaccagtaacacaagacattctactgcactgttggagctagaaacccaAGAATTTACCTtcacctgctataacacctgcaaatctgtgtacgtgagTAATGTGACCAGTAAACTTGGACTTTATTTGATTTCTGCTGTATTTTTCAGGCAATGGCGCCCCCTTGAGGTTGGTAGGTGGCCTGGAGGACTTTGAGGGTCGTGTGGAGGTGTACCATGATGGGAGGTGGGGCACCATCTGTGATGACCAGTGGGATGACATCGATGCTGAAGTTGTCTGTCGGCAGTTGGGCCTTGGGTGAGCAGCATTGGGATTCCGATGGCTAGTTGCTTGGAGGATGGTGCTTGACATGCAGCATATGGGTTTTGAATGTGATTCCCTCCACTAAATGTCGTCGAGTACATATGTAGGTAAAAACTAGAGGTTAAACCCTATCAGTGGTAGCAAACAGCAATGGTTCCCAGGCTTGAAGTTACCCACCAACCAAAGCTCTCTGCTCTCCACAGAGATGGAGGCACTCCTGCTAGGATAGCCTTTTTACACTGCTACATTCCCACTGAGTGAACTATATCAATATAGATGAACGGAAGGCATGCATTTTTGATGGCCTACAGTGTTTTGGGTTGTTgctctgctggaggagaggagccAGTTGATACAGATTATTCAGACGTCATCGCCACTCTTAGCAGGTCATCTGGCTTCTGACGAATAAGGGCCTGCAAAGCAAGCCACTGGGGAATTCTCTCTGCTCagacacacatgtatacacatgtacacacacacacacacacacacacacacacacacaatgattgtCTTACAGTACAAAGAGTGGATAAACAAAGAAAGTGGATCTGTCCCAGGACTCATTTCAGATCATGAATCATATATCTCTCCATAACTatatttggtgtgtgtgagtgttttttgtGTCGTGTATATGTGTTTCTCTGCTGTgtaagtgcatgtgtgtgtgctctgtacaGTACGTATAAGGCCTGTTTACTTGGTGGGAATGCATTTTATATGTGCACATCAGGATGACCCTTGAGTGGTTGCCATATATTGTTTACATGTCCATATATGGTCattgtgtatgcctgtgtgtgtgtccactcagGGGGGTACCGAAAGCGTGGACGTGGGCCCACTTTGGTCAGGGCTCTGGACCCATCTTCCTTGACAGGTTGCAGTGTACAGGCAATGAGCTTTCCTTGGAGGAGTGTCCCCACAACAACTGGCAACAACACAACTGTGACCACATGGAGGATGCTGGCGTGTCCTGTAACCCATATACAGGTCAGGAGTCAGGACAGGAACGCTTTGTGAACATACACATATTTGTAtggaaaacacatacacactgtctcATACACACACCGTGTTGCAGATGGTGTGGTGCGGCTGGTGGGATCTGACAGTCCCTGGGAAGGTCGTCTGGAGGTGTACCACTCTGGGGACTGGGGTACGGTGTGTGATGACAACTGGACTGAGCACCACGCACAAGTGGTCTGTAGACAGCTGGGCTTCAGGTCGGTCTACAGGGGTCCTTTTATGTACAAATACAATGTACTGGGAAAGTGAATTAGGTTTAACTGTAGTAATATTGTAATGATACTGCAGTAATGGCGTGTTTGGTCCAGCAGAGGGCGTGCAGAGGTGGCATCAGACGGGCTGTACGGGGAGGGCACAGGGCTAATCCTGCTGGATGAAGTGCAGTGTAAGGGCTCAGAGGGCACCCTGCTGGCCTGCGGGCACGCCGAGTGGGGACGCCACGACTGCTCCCACAGCGAGGACGTAGGGGTGCGCTGTGAGAGGGGAGGTGAAACCAACGAGGTGCCAGGGCTGCCACACATCACAGGTAGGCCTGTACTCGCTGTACCCACTGAGACCTCATAAGACCTCAAATCAGAATTGCTTTCAACATATCTCAGTTAGATGTCTATCATATTGGAAAGAAAAGTAAAATTCAATATTGTTATTATGGTAATATATTGTGGTTTATTGTGTTTCTCTGTTCTGGCCTCAGGCCCTCTGGTGCGACTGGTTGCTGGAGAGAGCCGGAAGGAAGGGCGTGTGGAAGTGTTTCTGAATGGCCAATGGGGGAGCGTGTGTGATGACGGCTGGAATGACATCAACGCTGCAGTGGTCTGCAGGCAGCTGGGATTTGTGTAAATATGgattctctctctcatgtttgCCATTGTATCATATATCCTTTCTACTTCATATCTCACTGCCAAGTATGTGGTTTCCTTTAACTGCCAGGGCCACTTTGGAATATTAAGATTCACCTTCCCTGTGTCTCTTCTTCAGTGGGGTGTCCAAGGCTCGCTCCATGGCCTATTTTGGAGAGGGCCAGGGCCTTATC from Salvelinus sp. IW2-2015 linkage group LG25, ASM291031v2, whole genome shotgun sequence encodes:
- the LOC111951980 gene encoding neurotrypsin, producing MTDKEALKGLFSLSIVWCFLISVSGEVISQDTYLNTLQSAAPLSCLEGFTELGYYNGSVSQTDSGSPCLKWTEFPDYVLQYPSRGLGDHSYCRNPDRESNPWCFFRQSSGAIGWAYCDCHQGAARLVGGSSPQSGRLEVYLNGQWGAVCDTHWTDRDASVICKQLGLGEIGTALQHSYFGPGSGLFHYERLGCRGNENSLLDCRSRKFVTSDCNHGNEAGVVCAAPEGNGAPLRLVGGLEDFEGRVEVYHDGRWGTICDDQWDDIDAEVVCRQLGLGGVPKAWTWAHFGQGSGPIFLDRLQCTGNELSLEECPHNNWQQHNCDHMEDAGVSCNPYTDGVVRLVGSDSPWEGRLEVYHSGDWGTVCDDNWTEHHAQVVCRQLGFRGRAEVASDGLYGEGTGLILLDEVQCKGSEGTLLACGHAEWGRHDCSHSEDVGVRCERGGETNEVPGLPHITGPLVRLVAGESRKEGRVEVFLNGQWGSVCDDGWNDINAAVVCRQLGFVGVSKARSMAYFGEGQGLIHLDNVRCTGAETSLGECPAEGEDAHDCRHSEDAGVICDYVPEPVGDGAIITQTCGMRPNTQRRRRRIIGGDKSIRGDWPWQVSLWLKSQSKGNHPLCGATLINSCWVLTAAHCFKRFGRDPSRYVLRLGDYHTEERDDFERSLSPELIVIHRKYHSQGSEYDIALLRLKGTEGNCVAFNPHTNSACLPAPGNKWGKRPAACVITGWGITDSEYSRTLLQAWVPLLPSWKCKKRYGERYTSRMLCAGSLSDRRRVDSCQGDSGGPLVCQGEGGRWVLTGIISWGHGCGDPSFPGVYTRVSRFLRWIDQVTNNPPKI